One Pseudoalteromonas sp. NC201 DNA segment encodes these proteins:
- a CDS encoding beta-propeller domain-containing protein, which translates to MKCKIWLSLPLAAGLCACGGSSDNNEDKLPELNALNNSSAPLKAASSAQFSQFIKNGIFVASGGLSHGDDLENPSTTDSAPYSGTNQLVNGVSESDRVKFDGRYLFIAGSTGVAYQDADSKTFVRILDTNASDVPTQVNQLAVSDSEFASQNLYLQDNQLISVLMDHEYDFADDMSELDVLPEVNYQGVIELAFSDVALPAQAEVEKRFQIDGSLVGSRLIGDKLYVIADHTLSYSDFNPNDKVASYNRLMDTNINDLLPQFRNLKQGSVAPLVAADGCYLPADATAQDGYNGLTTVTEIDIRNPDEVKTTCVSTRTFGFYMSATAVYLYNYSFNGSDGDVNTSIWDPSGIVLHKLLLTDEGVTYQATGEVEGQLARVSETMAATRFDEKDGVLRVVTSQYDTDIGNSHKLYMLKPEGNELNTVATLPNSQNPTPIGKVNPDTGLVDEDIYAVRYFNDTAYIVTFRQIDPLYVLDLSDASQPKIAGSLEIPGFSSYLHPVGDGLLLGVGQHLGDPDGNVKPGTKVSLFDVANPAEPKLLKDHTFAGGFTPLEYDYRALAMLKDNASVTRFTLPIVYWNTEQVNESSYNWYSQNYLAAFEIIHGVDSTLSYRGCSRAEVATPIESDKALGYTEADRGLIQADKLLYIHGNYVWQSNWQTPADNSGPH; encoded by the coding sequence ATGAAATGCAAAATATGGCTCAGTCTTCCGCTTGCCGCTGGTCTTTGTGCATGCGGTGGTAGTAGTGACAACAATGAAGACAAATTACCAGAACTTAACGCCCTTAATAATAGCTCGGCTCCGTTAAAGGCGGCCTCTTCGGCTCAGTTTAGTCAGTTTATCAAAAACGGTATTTTCGTTGCCAGTGGTGGATTGAGTCATGGTGACGATTTGGAAAACCCCTCAACAACGGATAGTGCGCCTTATTCAGGTACTAATCAACTGGTTAATGGGGTGTCAGAGAGTGACCGAGTTAAGTTTGATGGTCGATATTTGTTTATTGCAGGCTCAACGGGTGTCGCATATCAAGACGCAGACAGCAAGACCTTTGTACGGATCTTGGACACCAATGCCAGCGATGTACCAACCCAAGTTAATCAATTAGCGGTGTCAGATTCTGAATTTGCCAGCCAAAATCTTTACCTTCAGGACAATCAGCTCATTAGCGTATTAATGGATCATGAGTATGATTTTGCTGATGATATGTCTGAACTAGATGTGCTCCCCGAGGTGAACTATCAAGGTGTGATTGAACTTGCTTTTAGTGATGTTGCCCTACCAGCGCAAGCTGAGGTGGAAAAGCGTTTTCAAATAGATGGTTCATTGGTGGGGAGTCGGTTGATTGGTGATAAACTTTACGTTATTGCAGATCATACGCTGAGCTATAGTGATTTTAATCCTAATGACAAAGTAGCAAGCTACAATCGCTTAATGGATACTAACATTAACGATTTATTACCCCAATTTAGAAATTTAAAGCAAGGAAGTGTAGCGCCACTGGTTGCCGCAGATGGCTGTTATTTGCCAGCAGATGCTACCGCGCAAGATGGATATAATGGCTTAACAACAGTGACTGAGATTGACATTCGCAATCCTGATGAGGTGAAAACAACTTGCGTCAGCACGCGCACCTTTGGTTTTTATATGTCTGCAACAGCAGTGTATCTTTACAATTACTCGTTTAATGGCAGTGATGGTGATGTCAACACATCAATCTGGGATCCATCAGGCATAGTATTACATAAGTTATTGTTAACGGACGAAGGGGTGACGTACCAAGCAACAGGTGAGGTGGAAGGTCAACTTGCTCGTGTCAGCGAGACGATGGCTGCGACTCGATTTGATGAAAAAGATGGCGTTCTGCGCGTAGTAACGAGTCAGTATGATACAGATATCGGTAATAGCCATAAGTTGTATATGCTCAAACCAGAAGGGAATGAACTCAACACTGTGGCGACGCTACCAAATAGCCAAAATCCAACCCCTATTGGCAAGGTTAATCCGGATACGGGGCTTGTGGATGAAGATATTTATGCGGTTAGATATTTTAACGATACAGCTTATATCGTGACCTTTAGACAAATAGATCCTCTCTACGTTCTGGACTTATCTGACGCATCACAGCCTAAAATCGCGGGAAGTTTAGAGATCCCCGGTTTCTCTTCTTATTTGCACCCTGTTGGTGACGGTTTGCTTCTTGGGGTAGGTCAGCACCTTGGAGACCCTGATGGAAACGTGAAGCCCGGCACCAAAGTGAGTTTGTTTGATGTTGCAAATCCTGCTGAACCCAAGCTATTAAAAGATCATACATTTGCAGGGGGGTTTACACCGCTGGAATATGATTATCGCGCTTTGGCCATGCTAAAAGACAATGCCTCAGTAACTCGGTTCACTTTGCCGATTGTTTACTGGAATACAGAGCAAGTGAATGAAAGTAGTTATAACTGGTATAGCCAAAACTATCTCGCCGCATTTGAAATTATCCACGGTGTGGACTCAACACTCAGTTATCGCGGGTGTAGCCGTGCCGAGGTAGCAACGCCCATAGAGAGTGACAAAGCACTCGGGTATACCGAAGCAGATAGAGGGCTTATTCAGGCTGATAAACTGCTTTATATCCATGGCAACTACGTGTGGCAGAGTAATTGGCAAACGCCTGCTGACAACAGTGGACCACATTAA
- a CDS encoding sensor histidine kinase, whose protein sequence is MWRFVFALLTILTLTSVITGQVFDKLIAASSESNEAHYDPLSTTAPIIAAMAKDNIPESQITALPLHQTITAQLIPRADYPLPASLSSTLSQQRLIYLESESSVSACILTSQDNIYILTMPKQFQTKYGLLMTLLFYTIVLIVVVAFLTPFIARLLKLKNAAHQLGKGELNARVQVGTVWYLKDIEQAFNQMARQIAGLMTDMKLLSSGLSHELRTPLARVRMGLDTLVETHDDELRAQYENRINQNLDEMEQVIDAILDYARLQHRLDDVELQPVDLNAMAHLLANNAHHHDLTLKLSSKPCWIIGEGQYLRMLINNLLSNAIKYANAKISLETRVDNDKVKLIIEDDGIGISNEVRDKVLLPFYRDSSQLQSGYGIGLAFVQRIVTRFGGTIVIQKSPALGGAKITVSLIQTQQK, encoded by the coding sequence ATGTGGCGCTTTGTGTTTGCTTTACTGACCATCTTAACGCTTACAAGCGTTATCACAGGTCAGGTGTTTGATAAGCTTATCGCCGCATCCTCCGAGAGTAATGAAGCGCATTACGATCCACTTAGCACAACCGCACCAATTATTGCCGCAATGGCTAAAGACAACATACCTGAGTCACAAATTACTGCGCTTCCACTGCACCAAACAATAACCGCTCAACTTATACCAAGGGCCGACTATCCACTCCCTGCGAGCTTAAGCAGCACACTCTCACAACAGCGACTTATTTACCTCGAAAGCGAATCATCAGTAAGCGCTTGCATACTTACAAGCCAAGATAATATATATATCTTGACAATGCCGAAGCAATTCCAGACTAAATATGGCCTGCTCATGACCTTGTTGTTTTACACTATCGTTCTGATTGTTGTCGTCGCCTTTTTAACCCCATTTATTGCTAGGCTGTTAAAGCTCAAAAATGCCGCACATCAGCTGGGTAAGGGCGAACTCAACGCCCGCGTGCAAGTCGGTACGGTATGGTACTTAAAGGATATTGAGCAAGCGTTTAATCAAATGGCACGACAAATAGCCGGGTTAATGACTGACATGAAGCTATTAAGCAGCGGACTTTCTCATGAATTACGTACGCCACTTGCAAGGGTAAGAATGGGGCTAGACACACTGGTTGAAACTCATGATGATGAGCTGCGGGCACAGTACGAAAATAGGATTAACCAAAACCTTGATGAAATGGAGCAAGTGATTGATGCTATTTTAGATTACGCAAGATTGCAGCACCGCCTTGACGACGTGGAACTTCAGCCTGTTGACTTGAATGCGATGGCTCACCTGTTAGCCAATAACGCCCACCATCATGACTTAACACTAAAACTTTCGTCAAAACCTTGCTGGATAATCGGTGAAGGTCAGTACTTACGCATGTTAATCAATAACTTACTATCTAACGCGATAAAATATGCCAACGCTAAAATATCACTAGAAACCCGAGTCGATAATGACAAGGTTAAGCTTATTATTGAAGACGACGGGATAGGTATAAGTAACGAGGTTCGAGACAAAGTGTTACTACCATTTTATCGCGACAGTTCTCAATTACAATCAGGGTATGGTATTGGCTTAGCCTTTGTGCAACGTATAGTCACTCGTTTTGGCGGTACCATTGTAATTCAAAAAAGCCCCGCGCTGGGCGGGGCCAAAATCACTGTTTCGCTGATACAGACTCAGCAAAAGTAA
- a CDS encoding MipA/OmpV family protein: MKTHLLIAASLMAASAAQAKSTDAKKEGHGYLAIGYGINYNSDIYNNAETSLSPTVHGAYYFSNGLFVEFPGRAEKYDPALALGYQFYETENWEFDALLSTAHGRINYRFGGTRYELNTSSYLGVRATGNVFGLQIRAIVAPKVINSDYSDGRYASLWISKPWQYKNWHFYSAVGAQYRNSAMLDYYYGGAPFKDYDAKGGANLGVKLGFSRALTENWIVDGHVSYTKYASGIMDSPITKAIVSFNDRIEHGESIGLSLSYVF, from the coding sequence ATGAAAACACATTTATTGATTGCAGCCTCACTTATGGCCGCAAGTGCAGCGCAGGCCAAAAGCACTGACGCAAAAAAAGAAGGTCACGGCTATTTGGCCATTGGTTACGGGATCAATTACAACAGCGATATTTACAATAATGCCGAGACCTCGCTTTCGCCCACTGTACATGGCGCCTACTATTTTAGTAATGGTCTATTTGTCGAGTTTCCAGGCCGCGCTGAGAAGTATGACCCAGCACTTGCACTCGGTTATCAGTTTTATGAAACAGAAAATTGGGAATTTGATGCCCTACTCTCAACCGCTCATGGGCGAATAAATTACCGTTTTGGCGGGACTCGCTATGAGCTAAACACTTCGTCTTATCTTGGGGTAAGAGCTACAGGGAATGTATTTGGCTTACAAATTAGAGCTATTGTTGCACCAAAAGTGATTAACTCAGATTATTCAGATGGTCGCTACGCTTCATTATGGATCTCTAAGCCTTGGCAATACAAAAACTGGCACTTTTATAGCGCAGTCGGTGCACAATACCGAAACTCAGCCATGTTAGATTATTACTACGGTGGCGCACCATTTAAAGATTACGATGCCAAAGGTGGGGCTAATCTTGGGGTAAAGCTCGGATTTTCACGCGCTTTAACAGAAAATTGGATAGTCGATGGCCACGTCAGCTACACCAAATATGCATCAGGTATTATGGATAGCCCTATCACTAAAGCAATTGTCAGTTTTAACGATAGAATTGAGCACGGTGAAAGCATTGGCCTGTCACTTAGCTACGTATTTTAA
- a CDS encoding TonB-dependent receptor domain-containing protein, with protein sequence MSPNNNIKLLALSIALACSNMATAEEQQIDRQQVEQNNAVVKAQNEDKSLEKIVVTGSRIKRDSFSVSTPIATMGAESLNDAGLGSLSDILFEEMPQVSEGTGNGNSQSSVQNTGLSTIDLRELGVSRTLTLIDGRRVVSNSYSGNYVSLSTIPKGMVERVEIITGGASAAYGSDAIAGVVNIITQQDQEGATFSARGGESTEGGAQEYTISADYGTTYHDGRGYLFISTSYDEEKGLSYWDRKRAQQQDSWDYDDDRMCNVMLTANYDPDTKSAYRCMKDIDKSQWTSLSDSIPGGVFDESSSTKPNSGFWYDGTTLRDDWQEELHGIHINQFTMLRVPDKDLSAAVKTEYEFDSGTEAYFQMQYSRNTSRNVKSPESEDECDAIVTYDPNSSQFGSDCMGRIPYDNPYMPEAIRAEASSKGVKWDRLFTEVGNIITSNERTTIRSWGGLRGYIWNDWEWDVSVGYGKFKQEQTRSNEIYVARVKQALNAERLDDGTVQCKDEQARSQGCVPINLFGEGSITPEAADYIRANPAITTDIDQVTISGFITGDLFELPAGSVGSAFGFEYRKDTQSVSTNVPNGGVTFNYVPTFEGDVSVREIFGELSLPLLKDAPMAKSLSAEVSARIADYSWANTGLIQSYKAGFIYEPIEGYSIRANWARAMRAPTITELMSPPRGDYDSFDDICDGVTATSTDAGHDNCRKDAGIQAAIAAEGTFEDENNGYSPNSGNSELFEETADTITIGLSLAPSFAPDFRIALDYYDIQIDDAVSSLANEDIIKFCYASSMEFGDGNEFCRDVKRDEEGQIYEVNQRVINTDEIRTKGYDIALEYVYDASDYGSFKVKADWTHVIEYSITSTGPDGQYEDLYEGYLSTDIFEDKGAISLTWYKNDWRVRFSTKYKGAVEASRSRYEDWQAAIEKNNERCATGETTCIANPEPLWQGALPSVTTHSLTVNYSMELGDNRTLSVYGGVNNLFDEKGPFIVGGTGNFDSAYGSGVGRFAFIGAKYQF encoded by the coding sequence GTGTCACCTAACAATAATATTAAATTACTCGCCCTATCTATCGCGCTCGCCTGCAGCAATATGGCAACTGCCGAAGAGCAACAAATCGACCGTCAGCAAGTTGAACAAAATAATGCGGTAGTTAAAGCACAAAATGAAGATAAATCACTAGAAAAGATCGTCGTCACCGGTTCTCGCATCAAACGTGATAGCTTTTCAGTGTCAACCCCTATCGCCACAATGGGAGCCGAGTCGCTAAATGATGCAGGTTTAGGTTCGCTTTCAGATATTCTTTTTGAAGAAATGCCCCAAGTGAGTGAGGGGACCGGTAATGGTAACTCGCAAAGCAGTGTGCAAAATACCGGACTTTCAACTATCGACTTGCGCGAATTGGGTGTTAGCCGAACACTGACTTTGATCGACGGAAGAAGAGTCGTATCCAACAGCTATTCGGGTAACTATGTCAGCCTATCAACCATCCCTAAAGGTATGGTTGAGCGAGTTGAAATTATCACTGGAGGCGCTTCTGCAGCGTATGGCTCCGATGCCATTGCAGGTGTCGTTAATATTATTACTCAACAAGACCAGGAAGGGGCAACATTTAGTGCCCGAGGCGGTGAAAGTACCGAAGGTGGCGCTCAGGAATACACAATAAGTGCGGACTACGGCACAACTTACCATGATGGCAGAGGCTACCTTTTCATTAGTACCTCATACGACGAAGAAAAAGGATTGAGCTACTGGGACAGGAAACGTGCTCAGCAACAAGATAGCTGGGATTATGATGATGATCGTATGTGCAATGTAATGCTCACAGCAAACTACGATCCAGATACCAAAAGCGCTTACCGTTGCATGAAAGATATTGATAAATCACAATGGACTAGTTTGAGCGACTCTATCCCTGGTGGTGTATTTGATGAGTCAAGTAGCACTAAGCCAAACTCAGGTTTTTGGTATGATGGCACAACCTTACGCGACGATTGGCAAGAAGAGCTCCATGGTATCCACATCAACCAGTTCACTATGTTGAGAGTACCGGACAAAGACCTCTCTGCGGCAGTAAAAACAGAGTATGAGTTTGACTCGGGTACTGAAGCTTACTTTCAAATGCAATACAGCCGAAATACCTCGCGCAACGTAAAGTCGCCTGAAAGCGAGGATGAATGTGATGCGATTGTTACCTATGATCCAAATAGCAGTCAATTTGGCTCAGACTGTATGGGTCGGATTCCGTATGATAACCCCTATATGCCAGAAGCAATTCGTGCAGAGGCTAGCTCCAAAGGCGTGAAGTGGGATCGGCTATTCACCGAAGTGGGAAATATAATCACTAGTAATGAGAGAACAACTATCAGATCTTGGGGTGGGTTACGTGGTTATATTTGGAATGACTGGGAGTGGGACGTTTCTGTTGGCTACGGCAAATTTAAGCAAGAGCAAACCCGCAGTAACGAAATTTACGTTGCACGAGTCAAACAAGCGCTAAATGCTGAACGCCTTGATGATGGTACGGTTCAGTGTAAAGATGAGCAAGCACGTAGCCAAGGCTGTGTACCAATCAACCTTTTCGGCGAAGGCTCGATCACACCTGAAGCGGCGGATTATATTCGCGCTAATCCCGCTATTACGACTGATATAGACCAAGTGACTATTTCTGGCTTTATTACTGGTGATTTATTTGAACTTCCAGCGGGCTCTGTTGGCTCGGCATTTGGCTTTGAATATCGAAAAGACACGCAGAGCGTATCAACTAACGTGCCAAATGGTGGCGTAACATTTAACTATGTGCCCACATTTGAAGGCGATGTGAGTGTTCGTGAAATCTTCGGTGAGTTGTCACTGCCACTATTAAAAGACGCACCGATGGCCAAGTCACTTAGCGCCGAGGTCTCTGCACGTATTGCAGATTACAGCTGGGCAAATACGGGATTAATCCAAAGCTACAAAGCAGGTTTCATTTACGAACCAATCGAAGGCTACTCTATTCGTGCTAATTGGGCTCGAGCAATGAGAGCTCCAACAATAACAGAGCTAATGTCACCACCTCGTGGAGACTATGATAGCTTTGATGATATCTGTGATGGTGTTACCGCGACGTCAACAGATGCAGGCCACGACAACTGCCGCAAAGATGCGGGAATACAAGCCGCTATCGCCGCTGAAGGTACTTTTGAAGACGAAAATAACGGCTACTCACCTAATTCAGGAAATAGCGAGCTGTTTGAGGAAACCGCAGATACTATCACCATTGGCTTATCTTTAGCGCCTTCCTTTGCACCGGATTTTAGAATTGCGCTAGATTACTACGACATTCAAATTGATGATGCGGTAAGCTCACTTGCTAACGAAGACATCATTAAGTTCTGTTATGCATCATCAATGGAATTCGGTGACGGTAACGAGTTTTGTCGTGATGTTAAACGCGATGAAGAAGGCCAGATTTATGAAGTTAATCAACGTGTCATTAATACCGATGAGATCCGCACTAAAGGTTACGACATCGCACTCGAATATGTGTATGACGCTAGCGACTACGGTAGCTTTAAGGTGAAAGCAGACTGGACACATGTTATCGAATACTCAATCACCAGTACGGGTCCTGATGGACAATACGAAGACCTTTATGAAGGCTACCTCAGCACCGATATCTTTGAAGACAAAGGCGCTATTTCACTAACTTGGTATAAGAATGACTGGCGTGTACGCTTTAGCACAAAATATAAAGGTGCAGTGGAAGCCAGCCGTTCGAGATATGAAGACTGGCAAGCTGCTATCGAGAAGAATAATGAACGCTGTGCAACAGGCGAAACAACCTGTATAGCCAATCCAGAGCCCCTATGGCAAGGTGCACTGCCATCAGTAACGACTCATAGCTTAACGGTAAACTACAGCATGGAGCTAGGCGATAACCGCACTCTCTCTGTTTATGGTGGTGTGAATAACCTGTTCGACGAAAAAGGTCCGTTCATCGTCGGCGGTACAGGTAATTTTGATAGCGCCTATGGCTCAGGTGTTGGCCGTTTTGCGTTTATTGGAGCAAAATACCAGTTTTAG
- a CDS encoding serine hydrolase domain-containing protein, with protein MRTLKLVTLLCGGLSLFGCNDSQSTSNPKPSPVSPPVAEVDFQAMLEQSVEAGIPGIVLYIDSPTLQFYGAAGLADKENTIPMTTDARIPNGSAGKKVTALLMAMLHEQQLLDLDAPISDYLSHELLQQIENSDEMYVRQLLNHTAGLYDYLNDANGEFFAAVLQQPDLIKTDSFALQFALNQDANFKPGAAWKYSNTGYLLAGLIMDKVLGEHHSKAMREYIFEPFGLSSMSYGGIEKAFGEIASGYFVDDEGNEINTQPYYANIGVADAPIVSTAKDLGDLFKIMITSPDIPANVREQLLGESVWVDTDVTGQQYSMGIFSEHVGNEPVYHHNGAEIGYATLNWYLPSKNMVMSAIINCQGYNQCNAEIDKISDKLRDTLFGL; from the coding sequence ATGAGAACACTAAAACTGGTCACATTATTGTGTGGTGGACTGTCGTTATTTGGCTGTAATGATAGTCAGTCGACGTCTAACCCTAAACCGAGCCCTGTCTCTCCTCCCGTAGCCGAAGTTGATTTTCAAGCGATGCTCGAACAAAGTGTTGAAGCGGGTATCCCTGGTATTGTGCTCTATATTGACTCGCCTACGCTTCAATTTTATGGTGCTGCAGGGTTAGCAGATAAAGAAAATACGATACCCATGACCACGGACGCTAGGATCCCAAATGGCAGTGCGGGTAAAAAAGTAACTGCGCTCTTAATGGCGATGTTGCATGAACAACAGTTATTAGATCTAGATGCACCGATAAGTGACTATTTGTCTCACGAACTTTTACAACAGATAGAAAACAGTGACGAAATGTATGTTCGGCAGTTACTCAATCATACGGCTGGATTATATGATTATCTCAATGATGCTAACGGTGAATTTTTTGCTGCAGTATTACAACAGCCAGACTTAATAAAAACGGACAGCTTTGCACTGCAGTTTGCTCTCAATCAAGACGCCAATTTCAAACCCGGAGCTGCGTGGAAATATTCTAATACTGGGTATTTATTGGCGGGCCTAATTATGGATAAAGTTTTGGGGGAGCATCACTCAAAGGCGATGCGTGAGTATATCTTTGAACCATTTGGCTTAAGTAGTATGAGTTATGGAGGGATCGAAAAGGCGTTTGGTGAAATTGCATCAGGGTACTTTGTTGATGATGAGGGCAATGAAATTAATACGCAACCTTACTATGCCAATATTGGTGTGGCTGATGCACCGATTGTATCGACGGCTAAGGATCTTGGTGACTTATTTAAAATCATGATAACGAGCCCAGATATTCCCGCTAATGTGCGTGAGCAATTGCTAGGAGAATCCGTATGGGTGGATACTGATGTCACCGGACAGCAATACAGCATGGGTATCTTTAGTGAGCACGTCGGAAATGAACCTGTTTATCATCATAACGGTGCTGAGATTGGGTATGCGACGTTAAATTGGTATCTGCCGTCAAAAAACATGGTTATGAGTGCAATTATTAATTGCCAAGGCTACAACCAATGCAATGCAGAGATTGACAAAATCTCAGATAAGTTACGCGATACACTTTTTGGTTTGTAA
- a CDS encoding response regulator transcription factor — MVAELVLIEDDKELAQWLSDYLSTKGFSVRLYHDGQDGLEHVLASPPDLVILDGMLPSLDGFEVCKQLRLSLSTPILMLTARDEEIDEIIGLEMGADDYLKKPVRGRLLETRIKALLRRHQPQHQAPKATLEFGTLYINKEDRNVTLAKQPVNLSSNEFDALWVLASKAGQIVTRDELTKALRGFDYDGFDRSIDLRISRLRKKLGDDGQDPFKIKTVWGKGYQLAKDVW; from the coding sequence GTGGTAGCCGAGTTAGTCCTAATAGAAGACGATAAAGAGTTGGCCCAGTGGCTGAGTGATTACCTATCTACCAAAGGATTTTCAGTGCGGCTATATCATGATGGTCAAGACGGGCTGGAGCACGTTTTAGCCTCTCCCCCCGACTTGGTGATTTTAGATGGTATGCTGCCAAGTTTAGATGGCTTTGAAGTCTGCAAGCAACTGCGTCTGTCGCTCAGCACCCCAATTTTGATGCTCACCGCACGGGATGAGGAAATTGACGAAATTATCGGCTTAGAAATGGGGGCTGACGACTACCTCAAAAAACCTGTAAGAGGCCGGTTATTAGAAACTCGTATCAAAGCGCTATTAAGGCGTCATCAACCTCAACACCAAGCGCCCAAAGCAACACTTGAGTTTGGCACACTCTACATTAATAAAGAAGATAGGAACGTTACCCTTGCAAAGCAGCCAGTTAACTTATCCAGCAATGAGTTTGATGCGCTTTGGGTACTTGCCAGTAAAGCCGGACAAATTGTTACCCGAGATGAGCTTACTAAAGCACTCAGAGGATTTGATTATGATGGGTTTGACCGCTCTATAGATTTGCGTATTTCGCGCTTGAGAAAGAAGCTAGGTGACGATGGCCAAGACCCATTTAAAATAAAAACGGTATGGGGTAAAGGATATCAGTTGGCGAAGGACGTGTGGTAA
- a CDS encoding DUF3019 domain-containing protein: MKKRLFGLALLAMQTQAKEEIKVPVWTVKPGQCVALEQGQQCFIDLSVTWQTSVTGNFCLHADEKELVCWQQQKTASWQGEILVEKDLLITLEDNKDILASYALQYAWVFKQQKSNAVRWRLF; this comes from the coding sequence ATGAAAAAACGACTATTTGGCTTAGCCCTACTCGCTATGCAAACTCAAGCGAAAGAAGAAATTAAAGTCCCCGTATGGACCGTAAAACCAGGGCAATGTGTTGCGCTCGAACAAGGTCAGCAATGTTTTATCGACCTCTCAGTGACCTGGCAAACCTCTGTGACCGGTAACTTTTGTCTCCATGCCGATGAAAAAGAGCTGGTTTGTTGGCAGCAGCAAAAAACCGCGAGTTGGCAAGGCGAGATTTTAGTTGAGAAAGATTTGCTCATTACCTTAGAAGATAACAAGGATATTCTCGCAAGCTATGCTCTGCAATATGCTTGGGTGTTTAAACAACAAAAAAGTAACGCCGTGCGTTGGCGACTTTTCTAG